The DNA segment AGAGCGTACCTTTACACGGAAAATAGCAGAAGCAGTGCTGGCAATTCGTTTAGAACAAGTTCTCAGTAAGGATGAGATATTGGATCTGTATCTCAATCAAGTTTATTGGGGTGATAACAATTATGGTGTCCAAATGGCTGCGCGTTATTACTTTAATAAGTCAGCCGCAAATTTAAACTTAGCTGAATCAGCTATGATGGCAGGATTACTTCCTGCACCAGAAAATTTCAGCCCGTTTATTAACCTGGAATTAGCAAAACAAAAGCAGAAAGAAGTGCTGTTGAGAATGCTGGAATTAAACTGGATTAGCCAGCAGGATTATAATCAGGCTCTTAAGCAAAAGATTCAACTGAATAACAAGAGAACTTTAGAAGGTAGTGCTGCACCTTATATAACTAATAGCGTAGCGCAAGAGTTGGTGAGAAGGTTCGGACGTGATGTCCTGCTTAAAGGTGGACTGCGGGTGCAAACAACCATTGATGCTCAATTCCAAATGATGGCCAACAAAACGGTCAAGCGTTGGCATCAAAGGCTAAAACGTCAAGGGCTAAGAAATAATCAAATAGCTTTAGTAGCTATTGACCCGCGTACCCATTTTATTAAAGCTTTAGTTGGTGGCGTGGATGCTAAAACTAGCGAGTTCAACCGAGCAACTCAAGCACGCCGTCAGCCAGGGTCTGCTTTTAAGCCGTTTGTTTACTATGCTGCTTTCGCTAGCGGCAAATTCACACCTAATACAATAGTGCAGGATACTCCAGTCAGGTATCGTGATGGCAATGGTTGGTACTCTCCACGCAACTACGATAATAGTTTTATGGGAGCAATACCAATTCGCACAGCTTTATCACTATCTCGGAATATTCCGGCAATCAAACTTGGCAAAGCTGTAGGTCTAAATAGAGTTATTGAAACTTCTCGGACTTTAGGTATTACAAGTCCGATGGAACCTGTAACTTCTTTGCCTTTAGGTGCAATTGGTGTAACGCCTGTGGAAATGGCTAGTGCCTACGCTACTTTGGCAAATTATGGCTGGCAATCACCGACTACATTAATCATGCGTGTCAGTGATAGTAATGGCAATGTTTTGATAGACAATACACCTAAGCCTCGTTTAGTTTTAAATCCTTGGGCATCTGCATCTGTGATTGATGTGATGCAGTCTGTAATTAATAACGGTACAGGTAGAGCGGCGGCTATAGGTCGTCCGGCGGCTGGTAAGACAGGCACAACTTCATCAGAAAGGGATGTTTGGTTTGTGGGTACTGTACCACAATTGACAACTGCGATCTGGGTAGGAA comes from the Nostoc sp. PCC 7120 = FACHB-418 genome and includes:
- a CDS encoding transglycosylase domain-containing protein; the protein is MSSLRTFEDKQPQIRTSPSLEFWKGVGQITGCTLLSITTLTSSVLAGGLLGLAISFRDLPSVRTIRNFVPAETTYIYDIKGRLLASIHGEVNREVVPLKKISPHLKRAVLASEDTSFYHHHGIDPVGIGRALVVNLEAGEVQEGGSTLTMQLVKNLFLSQERTFTRKIAEAVLAIRLEQVLSKDEILDLYLNQVYWGDNNYGVQMAARYYFNKSAANLNLAESAMMAGLLPAPENFSPFINLELAKQKQKEVLLRMLELNWISQQDYNQALKQKIQLNNKRTLEGSAAPYITNSVAQELVRRFGRDVLLKGGLRVQTTIDAQFQMMANKTVKRWHQRLKRQGLRNNQIALVAIDPRTHFIKALVGGVDAKTSEFNRATQARRQPGSAFKPFVYYAAFASGKFTPNTIVQDTPVRYRDGNGWYSPRNYDNSFMGAIPIRTALSLSRNIPAIKLGKAVGLNRVIETSRTLGITSPMEPVTSLPLGAIGVTPVEMASAYATLANYGWQSPTTLIMRVSDSNGNVLIDNTPKPRLVLNPWASASVIDVMQSVINNGTGRAAAIGRPAAGKTGTTSSERDVWFVGTVPQLTTAIWVGRDDNKRLGYGATGGGTVAPIWRDFMQNALKNLPVENFKRPSNFPRPRPNKK